DNA sequence from the Bacteroidota bacterium genome:
ACCCGAAAACCCGAAAACCCGAAAACCCGAAAACCCGAAAACCCGAAAACCCGAAAACCCGAAAACCCGAAAACCCGAAAACCCGAAAACCCTTAATCACATCCTGGTTCTACGGGGAAACAGTTGATGAGTCCGACTGTGCGCTGTAGAATCAGGGCTGCGTCGAGGGAGCTGATGCTGCCGTTGCCGGACACGTCGGCAAGGGTGGCATTGGTGCCGTCGAGCACTGCGAGGCCTACCACGTGGGTGAGCACCTCGGAGGCGTCGCGGGCAGATAGGGTACCGTCGCCTGTTGCATCGCCGTAGACGGCAGAACTGCCATCCGCAACAGAAATAGTAATGGTTGCTGTATCTGAATCGCCGCGTTCATCAACTACGAGTAGCGAAATTACGTATTCCCCGGGTGTGTTGAAGGTTTTGGAGACAATTTCGCCAGCATCGTTTGTCCCATCGGGAAACGACCAGTCATAGGCCACAAGTACGCCGTCTTCATCAACAGAGGCTGATGCGTCGAGGGTGACGGTGAACGGGGCAAAGCCGGAGGTTGCCGAAGCTTGAATGTCGGCGTTTGGCACTTTATTATCGCTGAGATCTCCGCCGCCGTTCATGATGGCGTCTTCCATTTCGCGCCGGCTCCATCCCGGCAACGTTTTGCCATCAAATTCCAGGAGCCGTCTCATCCAGAAGTGAGCGATAATTTCATCGCCAATGGGGCCAGGATGAATTTCATCGCGTGCAAATGCGACAGCGAAGTTTTCAAAGGTAGGCGTCCACACATCGGGCCCTTCATAGAAGTTGGGCAAATTACGGCCAAGGGCTTCTTCGAGCGCGTATTTTTCATTTTCGATTTGTGGCTCCTGTACCTTTTTGTAGATATGGGTGGCCATGAAAACGAGGTCGGCACCATCTTCCTGGGCAAACTGATTATACAGCGCGATGGCATCTGCTCCCTGGTCGATGCGTCGCTGGTCGGTAGAGCTGGTAATGCCTTCAAGACGGTCCTCCCCAAAGACCCACTGCAAAGATTGCTGGGCGAGCAGGATTACAGGGAAATCAGGTTCGCTGGCCAATGCCGGCTGCAGCGTTTTTCTCCACTTATTGTCGCGTGCCTGGGCATCGAGGTCGATCCATTTGGCGATCGGTGTGCCACTTTCATAGGTGTTAATAACTTCAATGACCTGAGTGTTATTGAAGTAGCGGTTGAGCTTGCGCTGTAGC
Encoded proteins:
- a CDS encoding PKD domain-containing protein; amino-acid sequence: MFVANGYSTTRNWPSVLQRKLNRYFNNTQVIEVINTYESGTPIAKWIDLDAQARDNKWRKTLQPALASEPDFPVILLAQQSLQWVFGEDRLEGITSSTDQRRIDQGADAIALYNQFAQEDGADLVFMATHIYKKVQEPQIENEKYALEEALGRNLPNFYEGPDVWTPTFENFAVAFARDEIHPGPIGDEIIAHFWMRRLLEFDGKTLPGWSRREMEDAIMNGGGDLSDNKVPNADIQASATSGFAPFTVTLDASASVDEDGVLVAYDWSFPDGTNDAGEIVSKTFNTPGEYVISLLVVDERGDSDTATITISVADGSSAVYGDATGDGTLSARDASEVLTHVVGLAVLDGTNATLADVSGNGSISSLDAALILQRTVGLINCFPVEPGCD